Proteins from a single region of Streptomyces sp. Tu 3180:
- the rho gene encoding transcription termination factor Rho — translation MTITAPAGPPVRQQPRLVTGVLDVDAAGKGHLRAEHCLPSPSDPAVSPALLHRYGLRAGDHVEGALGDRNGLSAIARVNGRAPGALHGRRHFRDLTPLHPHERLRLEHPASGTAGRVVDLLAPVGKGQRGLLVAPPKTGKTVLLQQLAAAVAGNHPECRLMVVLLDERPEEVTDMRRSVRGEVYASTFDRPAKEHIALAELVIERAKRRVEAGEDVVVLLDSLTRLCRAYNNAAASGGRTLSGGVDASALTGPKRFFGAARRAKEGGSLTILASALVETGSRADEFYFEELKSTGNMELRLSREAASRRLFPAVDIALSGTRREELLLTPAESAAVQGLRRALRAPSRDGRAGLETLLGRMRETPDNAAFLQRVRPTLPGG, via the coding sequence ATGACCATCACCGCACCCGCCGGCCCTCCCGTCCGGCAGCAGCCCCGGCTCGTCACCGGTGTCCTCGACGTCGACGCGGCCGGGAAGGGGCACCTGCGCGCCGAGCACTGCCTGCCCTCCCCCTCCGATCCCGCCGTCTCCCCCGCGCTGCTGCACCGGTACGGCCTGCGCGCGGGAGACCACGTCGAGGGCGCCCTCGGCGACCGGAACGGCCTGTCCGCCATCGCGCGGGTCAACGGCCGGGCGCCCGGCGCGCTGCACGGCCGCCGGCACTTCCGGGACCTGACGCCCCTTCACCCCCACGAGCGACTGCGCCTGGAGCACCCGGCGTCCGGGACGGCCGGGCGGGTCGTCGACCTGCTCGCGCCGGTCGGCAAGGGGCAGCGCGGGCTGCTGGTGGCCCCGCCCAAGACCGGCAAGACCGTCCTCCTCCAGCAGCTCGCGGCGGCCGTCGCCGGCAACCACCCCGAGTGCCGGCTGATGGTGGTGCTGCTCGACGAACGGCCCGAGGAGGTCACCGACATGCGGCGCTCGGTGCGCGGCGAGGTGTACGCCTCGACCTTCGACCGGCCCGCCAAGGAGCACATCGCCCTCGCCGAGCTGGTGATCGAACGGGCCAAGCGGCGCGTCGAGGCGGGCGAGGACGTCGTCGTGCTGCTCGACTCGCTGACCCGGCTGTGCCGGGCGTACAACAACGCGGCCGCCTCCGGTGGCCGCACCCTCAGCGGCGGCGTCGACGCGTCCGCGCTGACCGGGCCGAAGCGGTTCTTCGGCGCGGCCCGCCGGGCCAAGGAGGGCGGCTCGCTCACGATCCTCGCCTCGGCCCTGGTGGAGACCGGCTCCCGCGCCGACGAGTTCTACTTCGAAGAGCTCAAGAGCACCGGCAACATGGAGCTCCGGCTCAGCCGCGAGGCCGCGTCCCGCCGGCTGTTCCCCGCCGTCGACATCGCCCTCTCCGGCACCCGCCGCGAGGAACTGCTGCTCACTCCGGCGGAGTCGGCCGCCGTGCAGGGCCTGCGGCGCGCCCTGCGGGCCCCGTCCCGTGACGGGCGGGCCGGCCTGGAGACGCTGCTGGGGCGGATGCGCGAGACCCCCGACAACGCGGCGTTCCTGCAGCGCGTCCGGCCGACCCTGCCCGGCGGCTGA